Proteins encoded by one window of Anaerolineales bacterium:
- the purN gene encoding phosphoribosylglycinamide formyltransferase, whose translation MSRPRLVVLISGNGSNLQALIDAVRDGHLPAEIVLVVSNRKDAYGLIRAQTASIPTHYAPLKPYTDSGRGREAYDADLAAVVHAHQPDVIVCAGWMHVFTPVFLDAFPHRVINLHPALPGMFSGTEAIRRAFEAYQREDINMTGCMVHEVIPEVDAGAVIASMDVPIYEDDTLADLEARMHNAEHGLIVRAVRIVLEQISE comes from the coding sequence ATGAGCCGCCCCCGCCTTGTTGTCCTGATCTCCGGCAACGGATCGAATTTGCAGGCATTGATAGACGCTGTGCGGGATGGACACCTCCCCGCTGAGATCGTCCTCGTCGTCTCCAACCGCAAAGATGCCTACGGACTTATACGGGCGCAAACCGCAAGCATCCCCACCCATTACGCTCCCCTGAAACCCTACACCGATTCTGGGCGTGGGCGCGAAGCCTATGACGCCGATTTAGCGGCAGTGGTACACGCCCATCAGCCCGATGTGATCGTCTGCGCCGGATGGATGCATGTCTTCACGCCGGTTTTCTTAGATGCTTTCCCCCATCGGGTGATTAACCTCCATCCTGCCTTGCCGGGTATGTTCTCCGGTACAGAGGCAATTCGACGGGCATTTGAGGCATACCAACGCGAGGACATCAACATGACGGGCTGCATGGTGCATGAGGTGATCCCAGAGGTTGACGCCGGAGCGGTGATCGCCAGTATGGACGTCCCCATTTATGAGGACGACACGCTGGCAGACTTGGAAGCGCGGATGCACAACGCCGAACACGGGCTAATTGTGCGGGCGGTTCGCATCGTTTTGGAGCAGATCAGCGAATGA
- a CDS encoding helix-turn-helix transcriptional regulator, with protein MTFRINRLRATREEKGMSQVELSRRTGISNVVINRYEGGRSEPSIGNLVKFAEVLGVSTDYLLGLSHTPDQSYEMAKLDAPEADLVDAYRHGGWAGVLHFVAERLKDG; from the coding sequence TAAACCGCCTTCGAGCAACCCGTGAAGAAAAAGGCATGTCTCAGGTGGAGTTATCACGGCGTACTGGAATTTCCAACGTGGTAATCAACCGTTATGAGGGCGGACGTAGCGAACCTTCTATTGGGAATTTGGTGAAGTTTGCTGAAGTGTTAGGCGTTAGTACGGATTACCTCTTGGGATTGTCCCACACACCGGATCAAAGCTACGAAATGGCTAAATTAGATGCGCCTGAAGCTGACCTTGTAGACGCCTACCGTCATGGCGGGTGGGCGGGCGTTTTGCATTTTGTGGCAGAACGTCTTAAGGACGGCTAA
- a CDS encoding anhydro-N-acetylmuramic acid kinase codes for MRIVGLMSGTSADGIDAALCEISGTPPRLSAMIRHALTIPYPADLRSAVLAAYAPGRIDALCELNVAVGEAFAAAALAVIAAAGITPEAVDLIGSHGQTVWHAVREDGTVSATLQIGEASVIAERTGITTVANFRPRDVAAGGQGAPLTGYADWLLLRHPTHWRAAQNIGGIGNVTFLPPLSDTQSDPLAFDTGPGNALIDSLVTTITAGAQGYDLDGHIAASGRIDEEWLAALLTHPYFSRRPPKTTGRELFSAALAAAWRSEGRERGLSDADVIATLTKLTAASITNAYQRFAPAPLGEVILGGGGTRNPVLVAHLRTLLGDIPLHTHEHIGLDSDNKEALVFALLAHETWHARSGTHPALTGAHHATVLGQITPGRNYSDLIQRTWSAPTTA; via the coding sequence ATGCGCATCGTTGGCTTGATGTCCGGCACATCCGCCGATGGAATCGACGCTGCCCTGTGTGAGATATCTGGTACACCGCCTCGCCTGAGCGCTATGATCCGCCATGCGCTCACCATCCCCTACCCCGCCGACCTTCGTTCTGCCGTCCTCGCCGCCTACGCGCCGGGGCGGATCGACGCCCTGTGCGAACTGAACGTCGCCGTAGGCGAGGCTTTCGCCGCTGCCGCCCTCGCCGTAATTGCCGCTGCGGGAATCACCCCTGAGGCGGTTGATCTGATCGGCTCTCATGGGCAGACTGTCTGGCACGCCGTCAGGGAGGATGGGACAGTGAGCGCCACCCTCCAAATTGGCGAAGCCTCCGTGATTGCCGAACGGACGGGGATCACGACCGTGGCAAACTTCCGCCCCCGCGATGTTGCAGCTGGCGGACAAGGCGCACCACTGACGGGCTATGCCGATTGGCTGCTCTTGCGCCACCCCACCCACTGGCGGGCGGCGCAGAACATTGGCGGCATTGGGAATGTCACCTTTCTACCGCCCCTCAGCGATACGCAAAGCGATCCGCTTGCCTTTGACACGGGACCGGGCAATGCCTTGATCGATTCTCTTGTCACGACGATTACCGCTGGCGCACAGGGCTATGACCTCGACGGACACATCGCCGCCTCTGGGCGCATCGATGAGGAATGGTTAGCGGCGCTTTTGACCCACCCCTATTTTTCCCGCCGCCCGCCGAAAACGACAGGGCGCGAGTTATTTTCGGCAGCGTTGGCGGCGGCATGGCGCTCTGAGGGGCGGGAACGGGGGCTATCCGACGCCGACGTGATCGCCACCCTAACGAAGCTCACCGCCGCCAGCATCACTAACGCCTATCAACGCTTTGCCCCTGCCCCATTGGGGGAGGTAATCCTCGGTGGAGGGGGGACGCGCAACCCCGTCCTCGTCGCTCATCTGCGGACGCTCTTGGGGGATATCCCCCTCCACACCCATGAACATATTGGCTTGGATAGTGATAACAAAGAGGCGCTTGTCTTTGCGCTGCTTGCTCACGAAACATGGCACGCCCGCTCCGGCACACACCCCGCCCTTACCGGAGCGCATCACGCCACCGTGTTGGGGCAAATCACACCCGGGCGCAATTATTCTGATCTAATTCAACGCACATGGTCAGCACCCACGACAGCCTAA
- a CDS encoding glycosyltransferase family 4 protein gives MTTKLTASRFLVMARHFSTHAAHSGLLPLVAGLPHTQIKGRERSLWRYPSRFQWFRQRVFEKSRHLYGHQSASRETGAILRMARSRSPGLVMYLWGDFDYLYGGRFARRFGWQTAAWFHTVPALLPQFIPAPQSLRYLDLVFCVSRSQIPFFQQHLPAERVHFLPLGVDTDYFTPDETIPYRPLCLFVGSTLRDYALFKAVCERIRAQLPTVELIAVLPPKAVKRMPDIPGLLIQTEVNDDTLRHYYRTASLLLLPLEDCSSSISLTESIACGTPVVTNRVGGVPDYLDESCAFLHPPGDAEGMAESALCLLTDSVLNQRMRHAARAHALNFSWEKIQARLLALYQEVLGVVP, from the coding sequence ATGACGACGAAACTCACCGCATCCCGCTTTCTTGTTATGGCACGGCATTTTTCCACTCATGCGGCTCATTCCGGGCTGCTGCCCCTTGTTGCCGGACTGCCCCACACCCAGATCAAAGGGCGAGAGCGTAGCCTGTGGCGCTATCCCTCCCGCTTTCAGTGGTTTCGCCAAAGGGTGTTCGAGAAGTCCCGCCACCTTTACGGGCATCAAAGCGCCTCGCGAGAGACCGGCGCGATCCTGCGCATGGCACGTTCACGTTCGCCGGGGCTGGTCATGTACCTTTGGGGGGATTTTGATTATCTATATGGCGGGCGTTTTGCCCGACGCTTTGGCTGGCAGACGGCGGCTTGGTTTCACACCGTTCCGGCGCTTTTGCCACAGTTCATCCCCGCTCCACAATCGCTTCGTTATCTTGATCTCGTTTTTTGCGTCAGCCGTTCACAGATTCCCTTTTTTCAGCAGCATCTCCCCGCTGAGCGTGTTCACTTCTTGCCGCTTGGTGTCGATACGGACTATTTCACACCGGATGAGACGATACCCTACCGCCCGTTGTGTTTGTTCGTCGGCTCAACGCTGCGCGATTACGCCCTGTTCAAAGCCGTTTGCGAGCGGATTAGGGCGCAACTTCCCACTGTTGAATTGATCGCCGTGCTGCCCCCCAAAGCCGTGAAGCGGATGCCCGATATTCCGGGACTGCTGATCCAAACAGAGGTGAATGACGACACCCTGCGCCATTACTACCGCACGGCGAGTCTGCTGCTGCTCCCTTTGGAAGATTGCAGTTCGAGTATTTCCCTGACGGAATCAATCGCCTGTGGGACGCCCGTCGTCACGAATCGGGTGGGCGGCGTCCCTGATTATCTTGATGAGTCCTGCGCGTTTCTCCACCCGCCGGGGGACGCCGAAGGCATGGCGGAGTCGGCACTCTGCCTGCTCACGGACTCTGTCTTGAATCAACGGATGCGCCATGCTGCCCGCGCTCATGCTTTGAATTTTTCATGGGAGAAAATACAAGCAAGGTTGTTGGCACTCTATCAAGAGGTTTTGGGGGTCGTCCCCTGA
- a CDS encoding glycosyltransferase family 2 protein, translating into MTSRDSFAKPPPPPADAPRVVAVIPAFNEDRFIASVILKTRRFVDQVVVVDDGSSDETAWIAEQCGAVVIRQPKNLGKAAAVNVGLATARERGAAVVILIDADGQQNPNDIPAMIAPIQAGKADIVVGSRFLGDKSQTPAWRIVGQQALTIATNVASGVPLTDSQSGFRALSRRALEAFHFRTSGFSIESEMQFLIREHNFVAAEVPIIVNYDEAPKRNPFKHGLQVLNGIIQMVSQNRPLFFFGGIGGAILLFGLLVGIRLVNQYNADPEPKLAVGTALIAVAASIIGMLTVFTGIILHAIRAAIHDR; encoded by the coding sequence ATGACGAGTCGTGATTCCTTTGCCAAACCTCCCCCACCGCCCGCCGATGCGCCGCGTGTGGTTGCCGTGATCCCCGCCTTTAACGAGGATCGTTTCATCGCCAGCGTGATCCTCAAAACGCGCCGGTTTGTCGATCAGGTGGTTGTTGTTGATGATGGCTCTAGCGACGAAACGGCATGGATTGCTGAACAATGTGGCGCGGTAGTGATCCGCCAGCCAAAGAATTTGGGCAAGGCGGCGGCAGTGAACGTTGGGTTGGCAACGGCACGCGAGCGCGGGGCGGCGGTGGTTATTCTGATTGATGCCGATGGGCAGCAAAACCCGAATGACATTCCAGCGATGATCGCCCCGATTCAAGCAGGGAAGGCAGATATTGTCGTTGGGTCACGCTTTTTGGGGGATAAAAGCCAAACTCCGGCGTGGCGCATTGTGGGGCAGCAGGCGCTGACCATTGCCACAAATGTTGCCTCTGGTGTCCCGCTCACCGATTCCCAAAGCGGGTTTCGCGCCCTTTCTCGTCGGGCGTTGGAGGCATTTCATTTCCGCACCAGCGGGTTTTCCATCGAATCGGAAATGCAATTTTTGATCCGCGAACACAACTTTGTGGCGGCGGAAGTGCCAATCATTGTCAATTATGATGAAGCACCGAAACGCAACCCCTTTAAGCATGGCTTGCAAGTTCTTAATGGGATCATTCAGATGGTCAGCCAAAACCGCCCGCTGTTCTTCTTTGGCGGTATTGGCGGGGCAATTCTGCTTTTTGGCTTGTTGGTAGGGATTCGCTTGGTAAACCAATACAACGCCGATCCTGAGCCAAAACTAGCGGTGGGGACGGCGTTGATCGCGGTAGCAGCATCAATCATCGGGATGTTGACGGTGTTCACGGGGATCATTTTGCACGCCATTCGCGCCGCCATTCATGATCGGTGA
- the purK gene encoding 5-(carboxyamino)imidazole ribonucleotide synthase, with protein sequence MTPFPTIGILGGGQLGWMLGFAAKRIGFTLAILDPDPNCPASQIADRLVVGSFRDPAAIRDLAAGCDVITVEIEHVDTETLAALEASGVSVQPSAGTIRLIQDKYLQKTHLAAAGVPLPPFRMVASDTDLEAACESFGVPLMLKTRRLAYDGRGNAVIETQAELEKVVETLGGYDQGLYVEGWIPFERELAVMVVRTLDGSLQTFPVVETIHRRNICHVVIAPAPISTILQREAERVARLAVGAFGGAGIFGVEMFLTEAGRVLVNEVAPRPHNSGHYTLEACHTSQFEAHLRAITEQPLGAAGLKVGAAAMVNLLGAAVPEATLTLLEAARNIPGAALYWYGKALRANRKVGHVTLTGGDYSEIAAPLEHLSGVTITPPPQVGIIMGSDSDLPTMREAALILRDFGIHFEINIVSAHRTPERMVAYAKTAHERGLKVIIAGAGGAAHLPGMVAALTPLPVIGVPVAIGHLNGQDALLSIVQMPKGIPVATVAIGNAANAGLLAVRLLAAANPSLLEKMIAYQQGLAEMVMAKADTLTAQGWDHPFQ encoded by the coding sequence ATGACGCCTTTTCCCACGATTGGTATTCTCGGCGGCGGACAGTTGGGCTGGATGCTCGGCTTTGCAGCAAAGCGGATAGGGTTCACTCTCGCCATCCTTGACCCCGATCCGAACTGTCCGGCAAGCCAAATCGCAGATCGACTCGTCGTAGGCTCATTTCGTGATCCGGCGGCGATCCGCGACCTTGCCGCTGGCTGCGATGTAATCACCGTTGAGATTGAACACGTCGATACCGAGACGTTAGCGGCGCTGGAAGCGTCAGGGGTCAGTGTTCAGCCCTCGGCAGGGACGATTCGCCTGATCCAAGACAAATACCTCCAAAAGACTCATCTTGCCGCAGCGGGCGTACCGCTCCCTCCCTTTCGGATGGTGGCATCCGACACCGATCTAGAGGCGGCATGTGAATCGTTTGGTGTGCCGCTCATGCTGAAAACACGCCGCCTTGCCTATGACGGGCGCGGCAATGCCGTGATCGAAACGCAGGCAGAACTTGAAAAGGTCGTGGAAACCCTCGGCGGCTACGATCAGGGCTTGTATGTAGAGGGCTGGATCCCTTTTGAGCGCGAACTCGCCGTGATGGTTGTGCGGACGCTGGATGGATCGCTACAAACGTTCCCCGTTGTGGAGACGATCCATCGCCGGAACATCTGCCATGTGGTGATCGCTCCCGCCCCTATCTCAACCATCCTTCAGCGTGAAGCGGAGCGGGTGGCACGCTTGGCGGTGGGAGCATTCGGCGGGGCGGGCATTTTTGGGGTGGAAATGTTCCTCACCGAAGCGGGGCGGGTGCTGGTCAATGAGGTTGCCCCCCGTCCACACAATTCCGGGCATTACACTCTAGAGGCGTGCCACACCAGCCAGTTTGAGGCGCATCTGAGGGCAATCACAGAACAGCCGCTTGGCGCGGCGGGCTTGAAGGTTGGGGCAGCAGCAATGGTGAACCTCCTTGGGGCAGCCGTGCCGGAGGCAACCCTCACCCTTTTGGAGGCGGCTCGAAACATCCCCGGCGCAGCACTTTATTGGTATGGCAAGGCGCTGCGGGCAAACCGCAAGGTTGGTCATGTGACACTCACCGGAGGCGATTACAGCGAGATCGCCGCCCCGCTGGAACACCTCTCCGGCGTCACCATCACGCCGCCACCGCAGGTGGGGATCATCATGGGCAGCGATTCCGACCTCCCCACGATGCGCGAGGCGGCGCTCATTCTCCGGGATTTCGGGATTCATTTTGAGATCAACATCGTCTCCGCCCACCGCACCCCAGAGCGGATGGTGGCGTATGCCAAAACTGCCCACGAACGCGGCTTGAAGGTGATCATCGCCGGAGCGGGCGGCGCGGCACACCTGCCGGGGATGGTCGCCGCGCTGACTCCCCTCCCTGTAATCGGTGTCCCCGTCGCAATTGGTCACCTGAACGGGCAAGATGCCCTTTTGAGTATCGTCCAAATGCCAAAGGGAATTCCCGTAGCAACGGTGGCAATTGGCAACGCGGCAAATGCCGGACTCTTGGCAGTACGCCTTTTGGCGGCGGCGAACCCCTCCCTTTTGGAGAAGATGATCGCCTACCAACAAGGGCTTGCCGAAATGGTCATGGCGAAGGCTGATACACTGACCGCACAGGGGTGGGATCACCCTTTTCAGTAG